A DNA window from Gillisia sp. Hel1_33_143 contains the following coding sequences:
- a CDS encoding NADH:ubiquinone reductase (Na(+)-transporting) subunit D: MAKDIKSASEANEAKKKEMILFLSNSEEKEHFLSKNNRKLLSDPLNDNNPITVQVLGICSALAITVQLEPAIVMAVAVMVVIAFSNVIVSLMRNLIPNRIRIIVQLVIVASLVILVDQVLKAYAYDVSKQLSVFVGLIITNCIVMGRLEAFALGNGVYKSFLDGIGNGAGYGLILVIVAFFRELLGSGKLLGFEVLGHKAATMAESTGLYAVGYENNGLMLLSPMALIVVGIIIWVQRARNRKLIEQH; the protein is encoded by the coding sequence ATGGCAAAAGATATCAAATCAGCTTCAGAAGCAAATGAAGCAAAGAAAAAAGAAATGATTTTGTTCTTGTCTAATTCAGAAGAAAAAGAGCATTTCCTTTCTAAGAACAATAGAAAATTATTGAGTGATCCTTTAAACGACAATAACCCAATTACCGTTCAGGTATTAGGTATATGTTCTGCTTTAGCAATTACCGTTCAATTAGAACCTGCAATTGTTATGGCGGTTGCGGTTATGGTTGTAATTGCTTTTTCAAACGTTATTGTATCTCTTATGAGAAATCTGATCCCTAACAGGATTAGGATTATAGTTCAATTGGTTATTGTAGCCTCTTTGGTAATTTTAGTAGATCAGGTACTTAAAGCATATGCTTACGATGTAAGTAAGCAGTTATCTGTATTTGTTGGATTGATTATTACCAACTGTATCGTGATGGGTCGTTTGGAAGCATTTGCATTAGGTAATGGTGTATACAAATCATTTCTTGATGGAATTGGAAACGGAGCCGGATATGGATTGATCTTGGTAATTGTGGCTTTCTTTAGAGAATTATTAGGTTCTGGTAAATTACTAGGGTTTGAAGTTCTAGGTCACAAAGCAGCTACAATGGCAGAATCTACCGGTTTATATGCGGTAGGGTATGAAAATAACGGTTTGATGTTATTATCTCCAATGGCTCTTATTGTAGTTGGGATAATTATATGGGTACAACGTGCTAGAAACCGTAAACTGATTGAACAACATTAA
- a CDS encoding Na(+)-translocating NADH-quinone reductase subunit C codes for MEEKSVNKTNSNGYTFIFAIIMVVVVASVLAFAATSLQPLQNENVRKEKMQNILATIGIETDRDGAEELYNKYITETIALKEDGSVDETADAFTVDLAKELKKPVNEQIYPLYEANVDGAKYYIVPLRGKGLWDAIWGYVSLKDDVNTIKGAVFDHKGETPGLGGEITQVWFQQRFADEKIFDGSGNLIGVSVVKGNVGPSNKDDNKVDAISGATITGNGISDMISERLIHYLPYFKKQKDIKVAVH; via the coding sequence ATGGAAGAGAAATCGGTTAATAAAACAAATAGTAACGGGTATACCTTTATTTTCGCCATTATCATGGTGGTTGTGGTAGCCAGTGTACTAGCCTTTGCAGCAACATCTTTGCAACCTTTGCAAAATGAAAATGTTAGAAAGGAAAAGATGCAGAATATTTTAGCAACTATCGGTATTGAAACTGATAGAGACGGTGCAGAAGAATTATACAATAAGTATATTACTGAAACTATCGCGTTAAAAGAAGATGGATCTGTAGATGAAACTGCAGATGCTTTTACTGTAGATCTTGCAAAAGAACTTAAGAAGCCAGTAAATGAACAAATCTACCCGCTTTATGAAGCAAATGTAGATGGTGCTAAGTACTATATAGTTCCATTAAGAGGTAAAGGTCTTTGGGATGCCATCTGGGGATATGTGTCTTTAAAAGACGATGTAAATACTATAAAAGGAGCAGTCTTCGATCATAAAGGGGAAACACCAGGTTTGGGTGGAGAAATTACTCAGGTTTGGTTTCAACAAAGATTTGCAGATGAAAAGATCTTTGATGGGAGTGGTAATCTTATAGGTGTTTCTGTTGTTAAAGGAAACGTTGGTCCATCTAATAAAGATGATAATAAAGTAGATGCTATTTCTGGTGCAACAATTACTGGTAACGGTATTTCTGATATGATTTCAGAAAGATTGATTCATTATCTACCTTATTTCAAAAAACAAAAGGATATTAAAGTAGCAGTACATTAA
- a CDS encoding NADH:ubiquinone reductase (Na(+)-transporting) subunit B, giving the protein MEWIRQKLDKFKEPFNKGNKLEKYAPAYNALDTFLFTPNHTTQSGAHVRDAVDLKRTMITVVLALVPALIFGMWNGGYQYLSQIQTEVGFWEALGHGAWKILPMIAVSYGVGLGLEFAFAVMRGHEVNEGYLVTGLLIPMIMPIDIPLWMVAISVVFAVVIGKEAFGGTGMNILNPALTARVFAFFAYPTYMSGNTVWVSEASNIDGVSGETILGSLASGNTVNYSFLDMFSGVIPGSISETSTLCILVGALILILTKVGSWRIIISGFMGAAVMALIFNALPSMGLEGNDLTNFPWYQHLVIGGLAFGVVFMATDPVSAAQTMKGKWIYGFLIGLFAVMIRVFNPAYPEGIMLAILLMNVFAPVIDHYVIESHVKRRKKRLANTAASIKTAV; this is encoded by the coding sequence ATGGAATGGATAAGACAAAAATTAGATAAATTTAAAGAACCTTTTAATAAGGGGAATAAATTAGAGAAGTACGCTCCAGCATATAATGCTTTAGATACTTTTCTTTTTACACCAAATCATACTACCCAAAGCGGTGCGCATGTTAGAGATGCAGTAGATCTTAAGAGAACTATGATTACTGTAGTTCTTGCGTTAGTACCTGCGTTAATCTTTGGAATGTGGAATGGTGGTTACCAATATTTATCTCAAATTCAAACTGAGGTTGGTTTTTGGGAAGCTTTAGGACACGGAGCATGGAAGATCTTACCAATGATAGCAGTTTCTTACGGAGTTGGTCTTGGTTTAGAATTTGCTTTTGCTGTAATGCGTGGTCATGAAGTAAATGAAGGGTATTTGGTTACCGGACTTTTGATTCCGATGATCATGCCAATAGATATTCCACTATGGATGGTAGCAATATCTGTTGTATTTGCAGTTGTTATTGGTAAAGAAGCTTTTGGAGGAACAGGAATGAATATTCTTAATCCTGCTCTAACGGCTAGGGTTTTTGCATTTTTTGCATATCCTACTTATATGTCTGGTAATACCGTTTGGGTAAGTGAAGCTTCAAATATAGATGGAGTTTCTGGAGAAACTATTCTTGGATCTTTAGCCTCTGGAAATACGGTAAATTACAGTTTCTTAGATATGTTCTCTGGAGTTATTCCTGGTTCTATATCAGAAACTTCTACCTTGTGTATCTTGGTTGGAGCTTTAATTTTAATATTAACTAAAGTTGGTAGTTGGAGAATAATAATAAGTGGATTTATGGGTGCAGCAGTAATGGCACTTATATTTAATGCTTTACCTTCTATGGGATTAGAAGGAAATGATCTAACAAATTTCCCATGGTATCAGCATCTAGTAATTGGAGGTTTAGCATTTGGTGTTGTTTTTATGGCAACAGATCCTGTATCTGCAGCTCAAACCATGAAAGGAAAGTGGATCTATGGATTCCTTATTGGATTATTTGCAGTGATGATTAGAGTTTTTAACCCGGCATATCCTGAGGGAATCATGTTAGCAATTCTTTTAATGAACGTATTTGCACCGGTTATAGATCACTATGTGATAGAATCTCATGTAAAACGCAGAAAGAAAAGATTAGCAAATACGGCAGCCTCAATTAAAACAGCAGTATAG
- a CDS encoding DUF5103 domain-containing protein, translating to MKHVYYLVLSILSLSAFSQERLEVTPPAFIRSIEFTGNSDYSGNPIIQLGENLSLAFDDIIGDEADYYYTIEHFNYDWSPSNLVKSEYLDGIDNVRIFNYSNSYNTLQPYTHYELNIPNNDIKQLKVSGNYIISIFNSSKEIVFSRKFMIYENLSKVAVAIKRSRDLQYINTKQIVNIEINSQDLLIRNPESTVNILILQNQNLKQAIRNIKPQYTIGNSLIYKYDSPTSFWAGNEYLQFDSKDLRSPTLNISRIELDALYHHYLFTNSSRDTQPYTYNPDINGQFVVRTLQGEDSNTEAEYIWTHFSLQNFEPLSGGELHIYGAFNNFEVDNSTLMKYSKEKGLYENAILFKQGFYNYKYVLVQKDGSLNEGFISGNFDETENFYQVLVYFRDLGARYDKIIGLGNANSINITN from the coding sequence ATGAAACACGTTTATTATCTGGTATTATCAATTCTCAGTTTAAGCGCTTTTTCACAAGAGCGTTTGGAGGTTACACCCCCTGCCTTTATTAGAAGTATAGAGTTCACTGGTAATTCAGATTACAGTGGGAACCCAATTATTCAACTGGGTGAAAATTTATCTTTGGCATTTGATGATATTATAGGAGACGAAGCAGACTACTATTATACCATAGAGCATTTTAATTACGATTGGTCTCCTTCCAACTTAGTTAAATCTGAATATTTAGATGGCATAGACAATGTAAGAATATTTAATTACAGCAATTCCTACAATACCCTACAGCCATATACGCACTACGAATTGAACATACCCAATAATGACATAAAACAACTAAAAGTATCTGGAAACTACATTATAAGCATCTTTAACAGCTCCAAAGAAATTGTATTTTCCAGAAAGTTCATGATATATGAAAATCTATCCAAAGTTGCTGTCGCAATAAAAAGATCTAGAGACTTGCAATATATCAACACAAAACAAATAGTAAATATTGAGATCAATTCTCAAGATCTACTTATTAGAAATCCGGAGAGCACCGTAAATATCTTAATACTTCAAAATCAAAACCTAAAACAGGCAATTAGAAACATAAAACCCCAATATACCATTGGAAATAGCCTTATATATAAATATGATAGCCCCACCTCTTTTTGGGCGGGCAACGAATATCTTCAATTTGACAGCAAAGACTTGAGATCTCCAACTTTAAATATTAGCAGAATAGAACTAGATGCACTTTATCATCATTACCTTTTTACCAACTCGTCTAGAGACACACAGCCCTACACATATAATCCAGACATCAATGGACAGTTTGTAGTGAGAACACTTCAAGGCGAAGACTCCAACACCGAAGCTGAATATATCTGGACCCACTTCAGTCTTCAGAATTTTGAACCTTTAAGCGGAGGAGAACTTCACATATACGGTGCTTTCAACAACTTTGAGGTAGATAACTCTACATTGATGAAATACAGTAAAGAAAAAGGACTTTATGAAAATGCCATACTCTTTAAACAAGGCTTTTATAATTACAAATATGTTCTAGTACAAAAAGACGGAAGTTTAAATGAAGGTTTTATAAGTGGGAATTTTGATGAAACCGAGAATTTCTATCAGGTTTTGGTATACTTTAGAGATCTGGGAGCTCGGTATGACAAAATTATTGGTCTTGGAAATGCAAACTCCATAAATATCACAAATTAG
- a CDS encoding Na(+)-translocating NADH-quinone reductase subunit A: MSKDIRIKRGLTLRLKGEAEKLVVDAPRSKTYAIKPPDFHAVVPKMVVKEGAKILAGDELFFSKYTEEIRFTSPVSGTVAEIKRGDKRRILEIIIEADPTDSYKNFGQLNAATADAESVKNRILKSGCGAFIKQRPYDIVADPKDSPKSIFVSVVSTAPLAADLGFVLKDKVAAFQEGIYALQKLTSGKVHVSVDESSASILKGIKGAEIHVVNGPHPAGNVGVQIQKLDPINRGERVWCVGAEDVAIIGNVFLTGEYRANRTIAVTGSEAKDRKYYNTKIGANSADLVGAVSENVRLISGDVLTGLKLSSNQYIGFYPNSLTLIPEGNSYRIFGWLPFTYNNIHSNSKTSLSWLMPNKKFEPTTNLNGEERALVVTGEMEEVMPMDIYPMQLLKACMAGDIEKMENLGIYEVAPEDFALIDYVNTSKIEAQEIIRLGLDLMLTEVG; encoded by the coding sequence ATGTCAAAAGACATTCGAATTAAAAGAGGGCTTACTCTACGATTAAAAGGGGAGGCGGAAAAACTAGTTGTTGATGCCCCAAGGTCTAAGACCTATGCGATCAAACCTCCAGATTTTCATGCAGTAGTACCAAAAATGGTTGTTAAAGAAGGCGCTAAGATCCTTGCCGGAGACGAGCTTTTCTTTTCAAAATATACAGAAGAAATTAGATTTACTTCTCCTGTTAGTGGTACTGTGGCTGAGATAAAACGAGGTGATAAGCGTCGTATTCTTGAGATCATTATTGAGGCAGATCCTACCGACTCCTATAAAAACTTTGGTCAATTAAACGCTGCTACGGCAGATGCTGAATCTGTAAAGAACAGGATCTTAAAAAGTGGTTGTGGTGCTTTTATAAAGCAAAGACCTTATGATATTGTAGCAGACCCTAAAGATTCTCCAAAATCAATATTTGTATCTGTAGTGTCTACCGCTCCTTTGGCGGCAGATCTAGGCTTTGTTCTTAAAGATAAAGTTGCTGCTTTTCAAGAAGGAATTTATGCATTGCAAAAGTTAACTTCAGGAAAAGTACATGTATCTGTAGATGAAAGTTCTGCTTCAATTCTAAAAGGGATTAAAGGTGCAGAGATACATGTTGTTAACGGTCCGCACCCTGCAGGAAATGTTGGTGTTCAGATCCAAAAATTAGATCCTATTAATAGAGGAGAGCGTGTTTGGTGTGTTGGTGCAGAAGATGTGGCAATTATCGGAAACGTATTCTTAACTGGAGAATATCGTGCTAACAGAACTATTGCAGTTACTGGTAGTGAGGCAAAAGATAGAAAGTATTACAATACTAAAATTGGAGCCAATTCTGCAGATCTAGTAGGTGCTGTTTCAGAGAATGTTAGATTGATCTCTGGAGATGTACTTACAGGATTAAAATTATCGAGTAATCAATATATAGGTTTTTATCCTAATTCTTTAACCTTGATCCCAGAAGGGAATAGTTATAGAATCTTTGGATGGTTACCTTTTACTTATAACAATATTCATTCTAATTCAAAAACCTCTTTGTCTTGGTTAATGCCAAATAAGAAGTTTGAACCTACAACCAATTTAAATGGTGAGGAAAGAGCTTTAGTGGTAACTGGAGAAATGGAAGAAGTAATGCCTATGGATATTTATCCTATGCAACTTCTGAAAGCTTGTATGGCTGGAGATATTGAAAAAATGGAAAATCTAGGGATCTACGAAGTAGCTCCAGAAGATTTTGCATTAATAGATTATGTTAACACTTCAAAAATTGAAGCTCAGGAAATTATACGTCTTGGGTTGGATTTAATGCTTACCGAAGTAGGTTAA
- a CDS encoding DUF3667 domain-containing protein has protein sequence MKDYNTIKKYRGTTCLNCNHPLDISDNYCANCGQNNSIKKLSFKDYVNEYFAGVFSYDSRVNLTLFTLLFRPGKITKDYVNGKRMRYANPFRFYLSVSIIFFIIFGFSNNYEGITESDPDTVKNELTDKELEDLQQDLNELPGNVKVNLDTLIALQNIRDTVTTKSYKTKYITQNKVDSLSFFEATSKRLELYNAFQEETKITSSTIALDSLHHNKTNYNEWLYKKTIDYNFMTENPKIFLNYILGKMPLIIFFFLPVVALFNWLLYWRRNFNYMEHLVFIFHVQSVFFVLLGLSLLLKEIFNIDFFTPLATLLFLFYLYKAMRNFYEQSRFKTIVKFLIINTIFLILAVIATLITLFASFAIY, from the coding sequence ATGAAAGATTATAATACTATTAAAAAGTACCGAGGAACCACCTGCCTCAATTGCAATCATCCTTTAGATATTAGCGATAACTACTGCGCAAATTGCGGACAAAATAATAGCATTAAAAAATTATCATTTAAAGACTACGTAAACGAATATTTTGCAGGGGTTTTCTCCTATGATTCCAGAGTGAATCTTACACTTTTCACCTTGCTATTTAGACCCGGTAAGATCACCAAAGATTATGTGAACGGAAAGAGAATGCGATATGCAAATCCCTTTAGATTTTATCTTAGTGTATCAATAATATTTTTTATCATTTTCGGATTTTCAAATAATTATGAAGGAATAACAGAAAGCGACCCAGATACGGTAAAAAACGAACTTACGGATAAAGAATTGGAGGACCTGCAGCAAGACCTAAATGAACTTCCCGGCAATGTAAAGGTCAATTTAGATACCTTAATTGCGCTTCAGAATATAAGAGATACCGTTACTACAAAAAGTTATAAGACTAAATATATAACACAAAATAAAGTAGATAGCCTTTCTTTCTTTGAAGCTACTTCAAAACGATTAGAACTTTATAATGCTTTTCAGGAAGAAACAAAAATTACATCTTCCACAATAGCTCTGGATAGCTTACATCATAACAAAACAAACTATAACGAATGGCTTTATAAGAAAACCATAGATTATAATTTTATGACGGAGAACCCGAAGATCTTCCTAAATTATATATTAGGAAAAATGCCTCTAATCATATTCTTCTTCTTACCTGTTGTAGCATTATTCAATTGGTTATTATACTGGAGACGTAATTTTAATTATATGGAGCATCTGGTGTTTATCTTTCATGTTCAAAGCGTGTTCTTTGTACTTCTAGGATTAAGCCTTTTGCTCAAAGAGATCTTTAATATAGACTTTTTTACACCTTTAGCTACCTTACTATTTCTTTTCTATCTCTATAAAGCAATGCGAAATTTTTATGAGCAGAGTAGATTCAAAACTATTGTTAAATTTCTGATTATAAACACTATATTTCTTATTTTAGCTGTTATAGCAACCTTAATTACTCTTTTTGCATCCTTTGCTATCTATTAA
- the apaG gene encoding Co2+/Mg2+ efflux protein ApaG encodes MIQQVTSGIKISVETNFEGTFYKNYKIHFAFGYQITIENQSKDSVQLTSRFWKIKDALNKTEIVQGEGVIGKKPVLKPGESHTYSSGCLLTSPFGAMSGYYNMVNFTTTKKFKVSIPSFKLSAAFALN; translated from the coding sequence ATGATACAACAAGTAACTAGCGGCATAAAAATTTCCGTAGAAACTAATTTTGAAGGCACTTTTTATAAGAATTATAAAATTCACTTTGCGTTTGGCTATCAAATTACGATAGAGAATCAAAGTAAAGATTCCGTTCAATTAACATCCAGGTTTTGGAAGATCAAAGACGCTCTAAATAAAACAGAGATCGTACAAGGGGAAGGAGTAATTGGAAAAAAACCGGTTTTAAAACCCGGCGAATCTCATACATATAGCAGTGGTTGTTTGTTAACATCTCCTTTTGGAGCTATGAGTGGTTATTATAACATGGTAAACTTTACAACTACTAAAAAATTCAAAGTTTCCATTCCATCATTCAAATTAAGCGCTGCTTTTGCGCTCAATTAA
- a CDS encoding NRDE family protein — MCTVTLSRNFVKNNDFVLTSNRDEAAGRSTFIPMKYSEDNVTILYPKDAEAGGTWIGLSDNCRVICLLNGEFKSHIRKDKYRISRGVVVKDFLKAKNLVELLNNYDLENIEPFTLIAGDWNMDLKFIELVWDGERKHVREIKEELIIWSSSPLYSEEMKSERISWLKDFSVNNEIDANSLWKFHHAAGNGDMNTDVIMDRGFVKTKSITQIIKQSNAIEMIYEDLETTKLVRTKF, encoded by the coding sequence ATGTGCACCGTTACTCTTAGCCGGAATTTTGTGAAAAATAATGATTTTGTTTTAACATCTAATAGGGATGAGGCTGCAGGGAGATCTACATTTATTCCGATGAAATACTCTGAAGATAATGTAACCATACTTTACCCCAAAGATGCAGAAGCAGGAGGAACTTGGATAGGGCTTAGCGATAATTGTAGAGTAATATGTTTGTTGAATGGAGAATTTAAATCACACATTAGAAAGGATAAATATAGAATAAGTAGGGGAGTGGTGGTTAAAGATTTTTTAAAGGCTAAGAATCTTGTTGAGTTGCTAAATAATTATGATCTAGAAAATATCGAACCATTCACTTTAATTGCAGGAGATTGGAATATGGATTTAAAATTTATAGAACTAGTTTGGGATGGAGAAAGAAAGCATGTGAGGGAAATAAAAGAAGAACTTATAATATGGTCTTCTTCACCACTTTATTCAGAGGAGATGAAATCAGAACGGATTAGTTGGTTGAAAGACTTTAGCGTTAATAATGAAATAGATGCAAATTCATTATGGAAATTTCATCATGCGGCAGGAAATGGTGATATGAATACTGATGTAATAATGGATAGAGGTTTTGTTAAAACCAAAAGCATAACTCAAATTATAAAGCAATCTAATGCTATAGAAATGATCTATGAAGATCTAGAAACAACAAAATTGGTAAGAACAAAATTTTAA
- the pruA gene encoding L-glutamate gamma-semialdehyde dehydrogenase, whose protein sequence is MGKGFFQVPTAINEPIKSYAPGTPEREEVLNTYKEMWNTKMDVPLYIGSEEIKTGDTMGMRPPHDHKHDLGSFHLAEKKHIEKAISTSLEARQQWADLDWEQRAAVFLKAADLIAGPYRARINAATMIGQSKTIYQAEIDSACELIDFLRFNVEYMSQIYEEQPESSAGAWNRIEYRPLEGFVYAITPFNFTAIAGNLPASAALMGNTVIWKPSDSQVFSAQVIMEVFKEAGVPDGVINMVMGDPVMITDAVLASPDFAGIHFTGSTDVFKGIWAKIGQNIDKYKTYPRIVGETGGKDFILAHPTANAKQVATAISRGAFEFQGQKCSAASRVYIPKSMWKEVKDYVVEDVKSFKMGSPQDMSNFITSVIHEGSFDKLAKYIDKAKEDKDAEIVVGGSYDKSKGYFIEPTVILTTDPKYTTMETELFGPVVTIYVYDDNKWEETLKLVDETSIYALTGAVLSGDRYAATQATKALQNAAGNFYINDKPTGAVVGQQPFGGARASGTNDKAGSKLNLLRWVSPRLIKETFVAAKDYRYPFMGE, encoded by the coding sequence ATGGGAAAAGGATTTTTTCAAGTTCCAACAGCTATAAATGAGCCAATCAAATCATATGCTCCTGGAACTCCTGAACGAGAAGAAGTATTAAATACTTATAAAGAAATGTGGAACACCAAAATGGATGTACCACTTTATATAGGATCCGAAGAAATTAAAACTGGAGACACTATGGGAATGCGCCCACCGCATGACCATAAACATGATTTAGGATCATTTCACTTAGCTGAAAAAAAGCATATTGAGAAAGCTATTTCTACTTCCTTAGAAGCAAGACAGCAATGGGCAGACCTAGATTGGGAACAACGTGCCGCGGTATTTTTAAAGGCTGCAGATCTTATTGCTGGTCCGTATAGAGCTAGAATAAATGCTGCCACGATGATTGGACAGTCTAAAACTATTTATCAAGCCGAAATAGATTCTGCATGTGAACTCATAGATTTCTTAAGATTTAATGTGGAATACATGTCTCAAATCTATGAAGAGCAACCAGAATCTTCTGCTGGAGCTTGGAACAGAATTGAATATAGACCTTTAGAAGGCTTTGTATATGCAATTACTCCATTTAACTTTACTGCAATTGCCGGTAACCTTCCTGCAAGCGCTGCTTTAATGGGAAATACTGTTATTTGGAAGCCAAGTGATAGTCAGGTATTTTCTGCACAAGTAATCATGGAAGTGTTTAAAGAAGCTGGAGTGCCAGATGGAGTAATTAATATGGTAATGGGAGATCCTGTAATGATCACCGATGCTGTATTAGCTAGTCCAGATTTTGCTGGTATACACTTTACCGGAAGTACAGATGTGTTTAAAGGTATTTGGGCTAAAATCGGTCAGAATATAGATAAATATAAAACTTACCCTCGAATAGTTGGAGAAACCGGTGGAAAGGATTTCATCTTAGCGCACCCTACAGCAAATGCTAAGCAGGTTGCAACCGCTATCTCTAGAGGGGCTTTTGAATTCCAAGGACAAAAATGTAGCGCTGCTTCTAGAGTTTACATTCCAAAAAGTATGTGGAAGGAAGTTAAGGATTACGTTGTAGAAGATGTAAAATCTTTTAAAATGGGTTCACCTCAAGATATGAGTAACTTCATAACTTCTGTAATTCATGAAGGATCCTTTGATAAGCTGGCTAAATACATAGACAAGGCTAAAGAAGATAAAGATGCAGAAATTGTTGTGGGAGGTAGTTATGATAAATCTAAAGGATATTTTATAGAGCCTACGGTTATTTTAACAACAGATCCAAAATATACTACAATGGAAACAGAACTTTTTGGACCCGTTGTAACCATTTATGTTTATGATGATAACAAATGGGAAGAAACACTTAAGCTAGTAGATGAAACAAGTATTTACGCCCTTACTGGTGCTGTACTTTCTGGAGACAGATATGCTGCTACCCAGGCAACTAAAGCACTTCAAAATGCTGCAGGTAACTTCTACATAAATGATAAACCAACAGGAGCCGTTGTTGGGCAACAACCTTTTGGAGGAGCAAGAGCAAGTGGAACCAATGACAAAGCAGGTTCTAAACTGAATTTATTAAGATGGGTTTCACCTAGATTGATAAAAGAAACTTTTGTAGCTGCTAAAGATTACAGATATCCATTTATGGGAGAATAA